Proteins from a single region of Hydra vulgaris chromosome 12, alternate assembly HydraT2T_AEP:
- the LOC100199968 gene encoding zinc finger CCHC domain-containing protein 10, with the protein MASLTKRFALQKKTEADGLKHKCQKCLQYGHWTYECQNKRKYVQRESRTKLLKKKIKALAQEKQIAAKEITKQVEANADADDENVTESDDSSSSSSSSSSDSSSDSEEEPSNSKKMKKDS; encoded by the exons ATGGCTTCTTTAACTAAAAGGTTTGCGTTGCAAAAGAAAAC TGAAGCTGATGGGCTTAAACATAAATGTCAAAAATGTCTACAATATGGTCATTGGACATACGAATGTCAAAACAAAAGGAAATACGTTCAAAGAGAATCGCGCACTAAGttacttaagaaaaaaataaaagcattggCACAAGAAAAGCAAATAGC AGCTAAGGAAATAACAAAACAGGTTGAGGCAAACGCTGATGCTGATGATGAGAATGTAACGGAATCGGATGATTCGTCAAGTAGTTCTTCGTCGTCGTCATCTGATTCATCTTCTGATAGCGAAGAAGAGCCTTCTAACtcaaagaaaatgaaaaaagattcttga
- the LOC100203578 gene encoding solute carrier family 25 member 36-A isoform X2, translating into MIFLLIVLGKYESIKRVIMNQNELFNKLLHLFAGGLGATAGQFLTCPLDVVQTRLLSTKLNFSNPTNLTAIVGNSSVSLIARPIFGFGYFQILFSYMKHMVHTEGVRSLFKGLSPSLLGIVPAKSIYFFCYANAKSYLYQSKSYTNQHTVNTISAVLAGSVTGTFTNPIWYIKTMLQLDKTKNPSIYQVVYRGYQNHGIKCFFRGLSASYVGVLETVIYFLVYEDLKQLVSADNRDQFGALNVMIAAVLSKSAATTIMYPHEVVRVRLREDVYDLNGRLKYRNFIQTLFRVAKEEGRSGLYGGFGTSLLRQLPNTAVTFLTYEAIVYIFGK; encoded by the coding sequence atgatttttttattgattgttcTAGGTAAATATGAAAGTATTAAAAGAGTCATTATGAATCAAAATGAATTATTCAATAAGCTGCTTCATTTGTTCGCCGGTGGACTTGGTGCAACCGCTGGTCAGTTTCTTACATGTCCACTTGATGTCGTACAAACCAGATTGCTTTctacaaaactaaatttttctaaCCCCACAAATTTGACTGCGATAGTTGGTAATTCTTCGGTTTCTTTGATAGCCCGTCCAATTTTTGGATTTggatattttcaaattttgttttcatatatGAAGCATATGGTACATACTGAAGGGGTGCGCTCTTTGTTTAAGGGATTATCGCCTAGTTTGTTAGGTATAGTACCTGCAAAGTCTATTTATTTCTTCTGCTATGCAAATGCCAAGAGTTATTTATATCAAAGTAAATCTTATACAAACCAGCATACTGTTAATACCATTTCAGCTGTGCTTGCTGGTTCGGTTACAGGAACATTTACTAATCCTATTTGGTATATAAAGACAATGCTTCAGCTTGATAAAACCAAAAATCCGTCAATTTATCAAGTTGTGTATAGAGGTTATCAAAACCAcggaataaaatgtttttttagaggACTAAGCGCGTCATATGTCGGCGTTTTAGAAACTGTCATATATTTTCTCGTTTACGAAGACTTAAAACAATTGGTTAGTGCTGACAATAGAGATCAGTTTGGCGCGCTAAATGTAATGATAGCTGCAGTCCTATCTAAAAGTGCAGCTACTACAATAATGTATCCACATGAAGTTGTTCGCGTACGTTTGCGTGAAGATGTTTATGATCTAAATGGGCgattaaaatatagaaattttattcaaactCTATTTCGTGTTGCTAAGGAAGAAGGACGTTCAGGATTATACGGAGGATTTGGCACCAGTCTGCTGAGGCAATTGCCAAACACTGCTGTGACGTTTTTGACTTATGAAgcaatagtttatatttttggaaaataa